From the genome of Uranotaenia lowii strain MFRU-FL chromosome 1, ASM2978415v1, whole genome shotgun sequence, one region includes:
- the LOC129740186 gene encoding uncharacterized protein LOC129740186 has protein sequence MAFMDYIRGFGMAMMNNKLITFLCVAVFAFMIATIALAAENNSNADLLQDCQARLYTATSTPAPATTTTTGDTGSTDTSPK, from the exons ATGGCTTTCATGGATTATATACGCGGATTCGGAA TGGCAATGATGAACAACAAGCTGATCACGTTCCTGTGCGTGGCGGTGTTTGCATTCATGATTGCTACCATTGCTCTTGCCGCCGAGAACAACAGCAATGCCGATTTGCTGCAGGACTGCCAAGCTAGGCTTTACACAGCAACGTCTACGCCAGCGCCGGCAACAACTACGACTACTGGGGACACAGGAAGTACAGACACTAGTCCCAAGTAG